Genomic segment of Plasmodium brasilianum strain Bolivian I chromosome 8, whole genome shotgun sequence:
tatatttgtaaattgaacgtgtatgtattcatttatttacttttaatttgtCACATTTATTAATGAATTCCCACTCATGTGTAACTTTTATGCCAATGagtattaaattttttaatgcaaTTAATATAAACTACCATGTTAAATCAATCCTATAAATGAGGATGATATCTAATGTTATGAAAATTTCTATAATTTGCATTTACTCTGTTATATATGTTTCGTAAGAATCCTCATGTTTCTTCTTCAAGTTTGTTAAGttcatctatttttttcctttgtaaATGATTACTTATCCAAAATTTCCTTGGAGTATActaaattaaagaaaagatatataagtacttaaaaatatagttgTTTTGtgatagtatttttttttataaaaataaattataggAATTGTGGTAAAATATTCTCTTGataaagtataatttttattaatcttATATAGAAGAAATAAAGTTAAAACTGCTAGTAATATGGAACTATTGTTAAACtctgaataaaaataaaactgtTTTTAGGTGCTAAAATTTCTTATAAACCAGGACAATCAGTTACAGtgctaattttttattcatacatattcttagaattattaaaatctttataataataatattatttccttCATATTAGTTgtaatattcattataaatgtcatattatttgttagcacttttatatataaaaccaatatgtttatatttttgaaaagtaAAATAGCCATCATTCTCATGTTAATTGTATAAAACTtcaatttttgttaaaatatcattatcaattgcttttatatattgtgtacatatatcttCACGTGATGGTGAATGAcctttatattcattaaagaaattataattattataaaaattacctTTATTTGGAAGGTAATTCAAGTATTTACCCTTACAATTACTATCAGATGTAAGATACAcctttataatatttaaagatTTAAAAATCTTTTAGCATGAACATATAAAAGCTTGAGTATTATTATCATCTGAATATCTTAATCTATTCACAAGATTGTCTAGGTAATTTTCTAGATTTTTTGGGAATGAAATTGAAAaccttttcatatttaaaaacataGTTAAcgttattatcataaaaataaaaaaaacaaatataatatgtaaatacataaaatctTACTTTGttgaaat
This window contains:
- a CDS encoding PIR protein, with the protein product MFLNMKRFSISFPKNLENYLDNLVNRLRYSDDNNTQAFICNFYNNYNFFNEYKGHSPSREDICTQYIKAIDNDILTKIEYTPRKFWISNHLQRKKIDELNKLEEET